TGGCCCTGATTGTCATTGTGTCGGGAACCAGTGCTTATCTCGGATATCAGAATAGACAGGCATCCATAATATTGAGTGCGGGCTTGCAATATTTCGATGATATGAGCCAGCCAGACTCATTGAAGACCGGAATTGCCAAGCTGGAGACGGGTGCCGGAACTTCACGTCTGGCGGCATCCTATCCTTTGGCCTGTTATCTGCGAGGTAATGGCTATTATGTTTTGAAACAGTATGATAAAGCCGATCAGGCTTATCAGGAAGCTTTGGATAAGGCCACATCCGACGACGACCCCTATGTTGCTGATTTGTGTCGCCTTGGCATGGCATATGTTGGTTTTGAAAAACATGAATATCAGCGTTGTCTGGAAATTCTGGCTAAAATACAGGCGGACCATACATCCACCAGCGAAGATGTTTATCTATTGCTGGGAATGAGCTATGAGAACCTGCAAAATTATGAACAGGCCAAAGCCGCTTATGAAAATCTGGTCCAGTTCGTTCCTGATACCCGGTATAAGGGTTGGGTTGATGAGCGATTAGAGTATTTTAAACTGATAGCCGGGTAAAGGCAGATAGTGAGTTGCAATGACTAAACTCAGAATCATGGCATTGTTTGTCTGGCTGGTTGTTTTCATTGGTTGTGCAGCCGGTAATGTAGAAGATCAAACGGCACCAACCTTGCCGGATGATGTTTATGAAGAAATTCTGACCCATTATCATAATCACCAGTATGATCTGGTAAAACAGTATATATCCCGGAGTCAGGAAAGTGGGGTTCGTGACAAGCGTCTTTACTTTCTCAGCGGCATTCTTGCCTGGCAGTCAGA
The nucleotide sequence above comes from Pseudomonadota bacterium. Encoded proteins:
- a CDS encoding tetratricopeptide repeat protein, giving the protein MAKSKISVRRELSQPDGFMKTVNTVQSYVKSNSKKVIVGGIFVLALIVIVSGTSAYLGYQNRQASIILSAGLQYFDDMSQPDSLKTGIAKLETGAGTSRLAASYPLACYLRGNGYYVLKQYDKADQAYQEALDKATSDDDPYVADLCRLGMAYVGFEKHEYQRCLEILAKIQADHTSTSEDVYLLLGMSYENLQNYEQAKAAYENLVQFVPDTRYKGWVDERLEYFKLIAG